The proteins below come from a single Dinghuibacter silviterrae genomic window:
- a CDS encoding glycoside hydrolase family 3 C-terminal domain-containing protein — translation MKWIFLSTFIAAFALSAAGQNFAAHNDLMALGAPVARGTFAARGAVVAPDAFTAQARALVARMTIEEKASLCSGQDFWSTRPIERLGLPSIYMTDGPHGLRKDSSGGFGHTIPATCFPTASALASSWNPGLAYQEGVALGEECQANNVQIILGPGVNMKRSPLGGRNFEYFSEDPRLAGAMAAALIRGEQSQGVGSSLKHFAANNQETDRFTMSSDIDERTLHELYLPAFERAVTEAQPATVMCAYNKLNGTYCSQNQALLTGILRDTWGYKGFVVSDWGAVDDRVAGIKAGLNLEMPGGSDVNTQKIVAAVKEGRLRIATLDSLVTTVVATTLRLHAAHRDGATYDANAHHAVARAVDDECIVLLKNEDGLLPVTGDKTVAVIGAFAKTPRYQGGGSSQINPTRLADVWGALGKEKNLHLLYAQGYLPDGSTNDTLLAAASAAAASADVVLVFTGLPESYESEGYDRSSIDLPEGHNRLIASLPASKTVVVLMNGSAVAMPWAGQVKGIVEGWLGGQAGGDALADVLTGRVNPSGKLSETFPVRLEDTPPYPLFPARDRHAVYGEGNFTGYRFYDARRIAPLFPFGFGLSYTHFTYKNIFADRDHIRDTDSVGIAVTLRNDGNREGKEVVELYVHETAAPLVRPERELRHFAKVDLQPGEETIVHFRLGYRDFAYYDPAVHDWQVHTDVFDILAGGSSRDLPLRQSLQVEATRIKYPPITRYSSLKELKQNPRGASLYPQLVTGFARSFGAPGPEDTSAAAVQARQRAVGAVENLLGDTPLCKFINFSRGKFSEADLQRILQAANRP, via the coding sequence ATGAAATGGATATTCCTAAGTACGTTTATCGCCGCGTTTGCGTTGTCAGCGGCGGGGCAAAATTTTGCCGCTCATAACGATTTAATGGCGCTGGGCGCTCCTGTGGCGCGGGGCACCTTTGCGGCGCGGGGCGCTGTTGTGGCGCCGGACGCCTTTACGGCGCAGGCCCGCGCCCTGGTGGCGCGCATGACCATAGAAGAAAAAGCCTCCCTTTGCTCGGGCCAGGATTTCTGGTCGACCCGGCCCATTGAGCGGCTGGGCCTGCCCTCGATCTATATGACAGACGGGCCTCACGGGTTGCGCAAGGACTCGTCGGGGGGCTTTGGACACACCATTCCGGCGACTTGTTTCCCGACGGCTTCGGCCCTGGCCTCGTCCTGGAACCCGGGTCTGGCTTACCAGGAGGGGGTGGCCCTGGGGGAAGAATGCCAGGCAAACAACGTCCAGATCATCCTTGGCCCGGGGGTCAACATGAAACGGTCCCCGCTGGGTGGACGGAATTTTGAATATTTTTCCGAAGACCCCAGGCTGGCCGGGGCGATGGCGGCCGCCTTGATCCGGGGCGAGCAAAGCCAGGGCGTCGGCTCCTCGCTCAAGCACTTTGCGGCCAACAACCAGGAAACCGACCGGTTTACCATGAGCTCGGACATCGATGAGCGGACCCTCCACGAACTGTACCTCCCGGCCTTCGAACGCGCGGTGACGGAGGCGCAACCGGCAACGGTGATGTGCGCCTATAACAAACTCAACGGTACGTATTGCTCCCAGAACCAGGCCTTGCTGACCGGTATCCTCCGGGACACCTGGGGCTACAAAGGTTTTGTGGTGTCCGATTGGGGCGCGGTGGATGACCGCGTGGCGGGCATCAAGGCGGGGCTGAACCTGGAAATGCCCGGGGGCAGCGACGTCAACACACAAAAGATCGTCGCGGCGGTTAAGGAAGGCCGTTTGCGTATAGCCACGCTCGACAGCCTGGTGACGACCGTCGTTGCCACCACGCTCCGGCTGCACGCCGCGCACCGGGACGGCGCCACCTATGATGCGAACGCGCACCATGCCGTGGCCCGGGCCGTGGACGACGAATGCATTGTCCTGCTCAAAAATGAAGACGGTTTGCTCCCGGTCACGGGCGACAAAACCGTGGCGGTCATCGGCGCCTTTGCCAAAACGCCTCGGTACCAGGGAGGGGGGAGTTCCCAGATCAATCCTACCCGCCTGGCGGATGTGTGGGGTGCGCTGGGTAAGGAAAAAAATTTGCACCTCTTGTATGCCCAGGGGTACCTGCCGGATGGCAGCACCAATGATACGTTACTTGCCGCGGCCTCCGCAGCCGCGGCTTCTGCGGACGTCGTGCTCGTCTTTACCGGTCTCCCCGAAAGCTATGAATCCGAAGGCTATGACCGTTCCAGCATCGACCTACCGGAGGGGCATAACCGCCTGATCGCTTCGCTGCCTGCTTCAAAAACGGTCGTCGTCCTGATGAACGGGTCCGCGGTGGCCATGCCCTGGGCAGGTCAGGTCAAAGGGATCGTCGAAGGATGGCTGGGCGGCCAGGCCGGTGGCGATGCCCTGGCAGATGTGCTGACGGGTCGCGTCAACCCTTCGGGCAAACTCTCCGAGACCTTCCCGGTCCGGCTGGAGGATACGCCCCCCTACCCGCTTTTCCCTGCAAGGGATAGGCATGCCGTCTATGGAGAAGGAAATTTTACCGGCTATCGTTTTTATGACGCCCGGCGCATCGCGCCCCTGTTCCCCTTTGGATTTGGTTTGAGCTATACCCATTTTACCTACAAAAACATTTTCGCGGACCGGGATCATATCCGGGATACGGACTCGGTGGGGATCGCTGTGACGCTCCGCAACGACGGCAACCGGGAAGGAAAGGAAGTGGTGGAACTATACGTACACGAAACAGCCGCCCCCCTCGTCCGTCCCGAACGCGAACTCAGACACTTCGCCAAGGTGGACCTGCAGCCCGGGGAAGAAACCATCGTTCACTTTCGGTTGGGGTACCGGGACTTTGCCTACTATGACCCCGCTGTCCACGACTGGCAGGTGCACACCGATGTCTTTGACATTCTTGCGGGCGGGTCCTCCAGGGACCTTCCCCTCCGGCAGTCGTTACAGGTGGAGGCCACGCGGATCAAATATCCGCCCATCACCCGGTATTCGAGCCTGAAGGAGTTGAAACAAAACCCGCGCGGCGCATCGCTTTATCCACAGTTGGTCACCGGTTTTGCCCGTTCCTTTGGCGCACCCGGTCCGGAGGATACGTCCGCCGCCGCGGTACAAGCCAGACAGCGCGCCGTTGGCGCCGTGGAGAACCTGTTGGGGGATACGCCCCTCTGTAAGTTTATCAACTTTTCCCGCGGGAAATTTAGCGAGGCGGATCTGCAGCGGATCTTGCAGGCGGCGAACCGGCCCTAA
- a CDS encoding NUDIX hydrolase, which translates to MKETDHESLTRLVAEGAGEYLRHLSVDSVIFSFHEGKLKVLLLRMKDLPQYALPGGYVRNDEGVDEAAHRILAERTGLGEVFLEQCGTFGDRDRTGEDRGEGLFRSLGADLPPGNWLRERFVSVSYYALVNHDLAHPQPGFFATECSWHSVTHLPDMIFDHARIIRKAQETLKQHLDYKLLGSNLLPETFTMNELQRLYEAVLGRTLLRANFQRKMLGLGILERLDKKFGGGAHKAPYLYRFKLLEH; encoded by the coding sequence ATGAAGGAAACCGATCACGAAAGCCTGACCCGTCTTGTAGCGGAAGGGGCTGGGGAATATCTGCGACACCTCTCCGTCGATTCCGTGATATTCAGCTTTCATGAAGGCAAGCTGAAAGTACTGTTGCTGCGTATGAAAGACCTTCCCCAATACGCCCTGCCCGGTGGATACGTCCGTAACGACGAAGGGGTGGACGAAGCCGCCCACCGCATCCTCGCCGAAAGGACCGGCCTAGGGGAAGTATTCCTGGAACAATGCGGGACCTTCGGGGACCGCGACCGTACGGGGGAAGACCGCGGAGAAGGTCTTTTCAGATCGCTCGGGGCCGACCTGCCCCCCGGCAACTGGCTCCGGGAGAGGTTTGTGTCCGTCAGCTATTACGCCCTTGTCAACCACGACCTGGCACATCCGCAGCCCGGTTTTTTTGCGACCGAATGCAGCTGGCATTCCGTCACACACCTGCCCGACATGATTTTTGACCACGCCCGCATCATCCGCAAGGCGCAAGAAACGCTGAAGCAACACCTCGACTACAAGCTCCTCGGCTCCAACCTCCTCCCCGAAACCTTTACCATGAACGAACTCCAGCGGTTATACGAGGCCGTTCTGGGCCGTACGCTGCTTCGCGCCAACTTCCAACGGAAGATGCTCGGGCTCGGCATCCTGGAGCGGCTCGATAAGAAGTTTGGAGGAGGGGCGCACAAGGCGCCCTACCTGTACCGTTTCAAACTGCTGGAACACTAG
- a CDS encoding ester cyclase, with protein MNTNKEVVSELYELLNTRQLDQLDRIVDSNCEGPNGEKGAEGFEHTVAPIIAAFPDIHWTLEDLIAEGDRVVVRWEWVGTFKAAFRGVPPTGKRMTNHAIGIYQLRDGKILRSWLETDRLGFLQQLGVVPENVSPGVAPKPAPVQN; from the coding sequence ATGAACACAAACAAAGAAGTTGTCAGCGAGCTGTACGAGCTCCTGAACACCCGGCAGTTGGATCAGTTGGACCGGATCGTCGATTCCAACTGTGAGGGCCCCAACGGGGAAAAAGGTGCCGAAGGGTTTGAACACACGGTGGCGCCCATTATTGCGGCTTTTCCGGACATCCATTGGACGTTGGAGGACCTGATCGCCGAGGGCGACCGGGTGGTCGTCCGTTGGGAGTGGGTGGGCACGTTCAAGGCCGCCTTCCGGGGTGTCCCGCCGACGGGGAAACGGATGACGAATCATGCGATCGGCATTTACCAGCTTAGGGACGGGAAGATCCTTCGCTCCTGGCTGGAAACCGACCGGCTGGGGTTTTTGCAGCAGTTGGGGGTGGTGCCGGAAAACGTGTCGCCGGGGGTGGCGCCAAAACCGGCGCCGGTGCAGAACTAG
- a CDS encoding type II toxin-antitoxin system HigB family toxin: MVVISYRTIFAHFNELRSVFNSVDAVGNDRYVFNIKGNHYRLIALVRFKN; this comes from the coding sequence ATGGTAGTGATCAGTTATAGGACGATTTTCGCACATTTCAACGAATTAAGGTCGGTATTTAATTCGGTGGACGCCGTCGGCAACGATCGGTATGTTTTCAATATAAAAGGGAACCACTATAGATTGATCGCCTTGGTTCGTTTTAAAAATTAA
- a CDS encoding helix-turn-helix domain-containing protein, protein MKEKTPIATEAQYGKTMEEILSLMNKGEKNLSKAESEHLREMAFAAQQYEKERYTIPAPVTIEGMIELKMYERRLKQKELAQLMGLSEPKLSQILSGKRAPDIAFLKAAHQKLGIDASFLLNHV, encoded by the coding sequence ATGAAAGAGAAGACACCCATTGCGACCGAAGCCCAATATGGCAAAACAATGGAAGAGATACTGTCTTTGATGAATAAAGGCGAAAAAAATTTATCAAAGGCTGAATCTGAGCATTTGAGGGAGATGGCCTTTGCTGCTCAGCAATATGAAAAGGAAAGGTATACGATACCAGCCCCTGTCACTATCGAAGGCATGATCGAACTAAAAATGTACGAACGTCGTTTAAAACAAAAGGAATTGGCTCAATTAATGGGACTGAGCGAGCCCAAGCTGTCCCAAATACTTTCCGGCAAACGCGCGCCGGATATAGCATTTCTAAAGGCGGCGCATCAGAAGTTGGGAATCGATGCTTCTTTTCTTTTAAATCATGTGTAA
- a CDS encoding S10 family peptidase, protein MSKTHTIVRMALMTGLLTGGFAGAVMAQKDGKTPPGTLELNIDSAVVTHHEVTIKGQHIPYTATAGTMPVWDEDGKPVAGVFFTYYERSDVKDQSTRPLVISFNGGPGTPSVWMEIGYTGPRRLNIDDEGYPIQPYGVQENPNSILDVADIVYVDPVNTGYSRPVSKDIPTTQFFGVNEDIKYLAGWISTFVTRKNRWASPKFLIGESYGTTRVSGLALELQDAQWMYLNGVVLVSPTDLGIDRNGPVGMALRLPYFAATAWYHKALAQDLQQKDLTAFLPEVEDFTIHELIPALSQGGFLDETARHSIAEKISRYSGLSVDAILAHNLDIPYDFFWKELLRDKGYTVGRLDSRYKGIDREKAGEGPDFNAELTSWLHSFTPAMQIYMRNELGYKTDLKYNMFGKVWPWDDKNDHVGENLRQALAENPSLHLLIQSGYYDGACDYFNAKYSLWQLDPSGRLKDRLHWEGYRSGHMLYLRKPDLEAATENLRKFIAESTPKPGEPSKY, encoded by the coding sequence ATGAGTAAAACACATACGATCGTACGTATGGCATTGATGACGGGTCTCCTCACGGGTGGTTTCGCGGGAGCAGTCATGGCGCAAAAGGATGGCAAAACACCGCCGGGCACGCTTGAACTCAATATCGATTCGGCCGTGGTCACCCACCATGAAGTAACGATCAAAGGGCAGCACATCCCTTATACGGCGACGGCGGGCACCATGCCTGTTTGGGACGAAGACGGCAAACCCGTCGCAGGGGTGTTCTTCACCTATTACGAGCGTTCGGATGTCAAAGACCAGTCGACGCGTCCGCTGGTGATCTCGTTTAACGGCGGACCGGGCACACCCTCTGTTTGGATGGAGATCGGCTATACCGGTCCCCGCCGGCTCAACATCGACGACGAAGGGTACCCGATTCAACCGTATGGTGTACAGGAAAACCCTAATTCCATCCTCGACGTGGCGGACATCGTCTATGTGGACCCGGTCAACACGGGGTATTCCCGTCCCGTCAGCAAGGATATCCCGACCACTCAATTCTTTGGCGTCAACGAAGACATCAAATACCTCGCGGGTTGGATCAGTACTTTTGTGACACGGAAAAACCGGTGGGCGTCACCCAAGTTCCTCATCGGGGAAAGCTATGGGACGACCCGCGTGTCCGGTCTAGCGCTCGAACTCCAGGATGCGCAGTGGATGTACCTCAACGGCGTCGTCCTGGTTTCCCCCACCGACCTTGGTATCGACCGGAACGGACCGGTAGGTATGGCGCTCCGGCTGCCCTATTTTGCCGCCACCGCCTGGTATCATAAAGCACTCGCGCAGGACCTCCAGCAAAAGGACCTGACCGCGTTTCTTCCGGAAGTCGAGGACTTCACCATCCACGAACTCATCCCGGCCCTGAGCCAGGGCGGCTTCCTGGACGAAACGGCCCGGCACAGTATCGCCGAAAAGATATCCCGCTATTCGGGTTTGTCCGTGGACGCCATCCTGGCGCACAACCTGGACATCCCGTATGACTTTTTCTGGAAGGAACTGTTGCGTGACAAAGGCTATACCGTCGGCCGCCTGGACTCCCGCTACAAGGGGATCGACCGGGAAAAGGCGGGTGAAGGCCCGGACTTCAATGCAGAGCTGACGTCCTGGCTGCATTCCTTTACGCCTGCCATGCAGATCTATATGCGCAACGAGCTCGGCTACAAAACCGACCTGAAGTATAATATGTTTGGAAAAGTCTGGCCGTGGGACGACAAGAACGACCATGTAGGCGAAAACCTGCGCCAGGCGCTGGCCGAAAACCCCTCCCTCCACCTGCTCATCCAGTCGGGTTACTATGACGGCGCCTGTGATTACTTCAACGCGAAGTACAGCCTCTGGCAACTCGACCCGAGCGGACGGCTGAAGGACCGGCTGCACTGGGAAGGCTACCGGAGCGGGCACATGCTGTACCTGCGCAAACCGGACCTGGAAGCGGCGACAGAGAACCTCCGGAAGTTTATTGCGGAGTCGACGCCGAAGCCGGGGGAGCCGTCGAAATATTAA
- a CDS encoding helix-turn-helix domain-containing protein — translation MSFAYQNAFYFLGVALAYIVSFLLFRSPVGQRSTNSLLGIAFFSMGWYNMIYLFTLTGAYARLYWLAGWGPPLVFLISPCAYLYVRQTLKRKNGLDRRDWLHFLPFLIFFIDLLPFNLGLSTISKAEYVGHALHDYNQFYQQRISVIPLRWHFILRPAQAITYLFFQWRLLLQGRLGGSKRIFRWLLILTVMQTFFYVSLALLTYRGLSTGIGLYIAKDYNYLLYPLYACFLLATVTLLSYPEALYGLRHEEKKPAVTVTTIPVNLPVATAPDPVTTLPVAPAPGLVTQAAEPEPPRPVNGKVISQYLPILEAHLETDKPYLQAKWSIQDMAVATRIPVHQLSYIINQHYKVRYTDLMNQYRVEHAKTLFAEGVWKELSLEGLGKRAGFSNRTNFFLVFKKITGQSPSDYLNSLKSKDLG, via the coding sequence ATGAGCTTTGCTTACCAAAATGCCTTTTACTTTCTCGGCGTTGCGCTGGCTTATATCGTTTCCTTTCTTTTGTTCAGGTCCCCGGTGGGGCAGCGGTCTACAAACAGCCTGTTGGGCATTGCCTTTTTTTCGATGGGCTGGTACAATATGATCTACCTGTTCACACTAACGGGGGCGTATGCACGATTGTATTGGCTGGCGGGCTGGGGACCACCCCTTGTTTTCCTGATTTCGCCTTGTGCCTATTTGTATGTGCGCCAGACCCTGAAGCGAAAAAACGGACTCGATCGCCGGGACTGGCTTCACTTCTTACCCTTCCTGATTTTTTTTATCGACCTGCTCCCTTTTAACCTGGGACTATCGACCATTAGCAAGGCGGAGTATGTCGGGCACGCCCTCCATGATTACAACCAGTTTTACCAGCAGCGGATCTCGGTCATTCCGCTCCGGTGGCACTTCATCCTGAGACCGGCGCAGGCGATCACTTACTTGTTTTTCCAGTGGCGGTTGTTGCTACAGGGCCGTTTGGGGGGATCGAAACGGATTTTCCGCTGGCTGCTGATCCTTACGGTGATGCAAACCTTTTTTTACGTCAGTCTCGCCTTGCTGACGTACCGCGGATTGTCGACGGGGATAGGGCTTTATATCGCGAAGGACTATAACTACCTTCTTTATCCGTTGTATGCTTGTTTCCTTTTGGCAACGGTGACACTCCTTTCCTATCCGGAAGCGCTTTATGGGCTAAGACACGAAGAAAAGAAACCGGCCGTGACCGTTACTACGATACCGGTGAACCTGCCGGTGGCGACCGCGCCGGATCCAGTGACGACCCTGCCGGTGGCGCCTGCCCCGGGGCTGGTGACGCAGGCGGCGGAACCGGAGCCTCCGCGGCCCGTCAACGGCAAAGTGATTTCCCAATACCTCCCCATCCTGGAGGCGCACCTTGAAACCGACAAACCTTACCTCCAGGCCAAGTGGTCCATACAGGACATGGCGGTGGCGACCCGGATCCCTGTCCACCAGTTGTCCTATATCATCAACCAGCATTATAAGGTCCGGTATACCGACCTGATGAACCAATACCGGGTGGAACACGCCAAGACCCTTTTTGCCGAGGGGGTCTGGAAGGAACTCTCGCTGGAAGGGCTGGGCAAAAGGGCCGGTTTCTCGAACCGGACCAACTTCTTCCTGGTGTTTAAAAAAATCACGGGTCAAAGCCCGTCGGACTACCTGAATAGTCTAAAATCGAAGGATCTTGGTTAA
- a CDS encoding metal-dependent hydrolase gives MFIGHFGLGMGAKRLDPKPSLGTLLMAAQFLDLLWPLFLILGWEKVAVAPHQPPLLSLDFSYYPYSHSLVFALIWSVLFGGVYYAIRRDRGTALLLGALVFSHWALDYLTHIPDLPLSPWSDTKVGLGLWNSQAATIGAESILFAGGIALYLSRTRAKSWIGHLSFWSLVLLLAAFYASGFFSPPPSSTDGMGWMGMIQWILILWGYWIDRTRTVI, from the coding sequence ATGTTTATCGGTCACTTCGGATTGGGCATGGGTGCCAAACGGTTGGACCCCAAACCCTCGCTCGGTACCTTATTGATGGCGGCACAGTTCCTGGACCTGCTGTGGCCTCTTTTCCTGATCCTTGGCTGGGAAAAGGTGGCCGTCGCGCCGCATCAACCGCCCTTGCTGTCGCTTGACTTTTCCTACTATCCTTATTCGCATAGCCTGGTCTTTGCATTGATCTGGTCGGTTTTGTTCGGGGGCGTATATTATGCGATCCGCCGTGACCGCGGTACGGCCTTGCTGTTGGGCGCCCTGGTCTTCAGCCATTGGGCGTTGGACTACCTGACCCATATACCGGACCTTCCCCTCTCGCCCTGGAGCGATACCAAAGTGGGGCTGGGTCTCTGGAATTCGCAGGCGGCAACGATTGGCGCGGAAAGCATCCTCTTCGCGGGGGGCATTGCCCTTTACCTGAGCCGCACCAGGGCAAAGAGCTGGATAGGACATCTGTCCTTTTGGTCCCTTGTGCTTTTGCTCGCTGCCTTTTATGCCTCGGGTTTTTTCAGTCCCCCACCCTCTTCCACAGACGGAATGGGTTGGATGGGGATGATCCAGTGGATTCTGATCCTTTGGGGATATTGGATCGACCGGACGCGAACGGTGATTTAA
- a CDS encoding TetR/AcrR family transcriptional regulator, with the protein MKTRHGPRERIVAAAYRLFYEQGYGATGINQIIEEASVAKASLYQLFRSKDELLLEYLKQRDHEWWTEFDAFRAGIPEGRKMLLALFDYRLKLVLEHRYRGCSFKRIAYELPDLDGPAAAVIREHKLGVKAFIATHLKIHNPSLSRQETADLTEFVMDLFEGSGNQTYLLRNTKPVEDAKRLLQKFIP; encoded by the coding sequence ATGAAGACCAGGCACGGACCCCGGGAGCGCATCGTAGCCGCCGCCTACCGGCTCTTTTACGAGCAGGGGTACGGGGCTACAGGAATAAATCAAATTATCGAGGAAGCCTCCGTCGCCAAAGCCAGTCTTTACCAATTGTTCCGCTCCAAGGACGAACTCCTCCTGGAATACCTCAAACAACGCGACCACGAATGGTGGACCGAGTTCGACGCCTTCCGCGCAGGCATACCCGAAGGCCGGAAAATGCTCCTCGCGTTGTTCGACTATCGTCTGAAACTCGTCCTGGAACACCGTTACCGCGGCTGCTCCTTCAAACGGATCGCCTACGAACTCCCCGACCTCGACGGCCCCGCCGCCGCCGTCATCCGCGAACACAAGCTCGGCGTCAAAGCCTTTATCGCCACCCACCTCAAGATCCACAACCCGTCGCTCAGCCGCCAGGAAACCGCCGACCTCACCGAGTTCGTCATGGACCTCTTCGAAGGCTCCGGTAACCAGACCTACCTCCTCCGCAATACCAAACCCGTCGAAGACGCCAAACGCCTTTTGCAAAAATTCATTCCATAA
- a CDS encoding DinB family protein, giving the protein MNLSDLRHFYARDLARLREEIGAYTSEEALWRVGGHILNSGANLSMHLVGNLNTYIGARLGQTGYVRDRPFEFAGKNIPQAKLIAQVNEVAVIVDRTLEALTPEELEKEYPEAYNGERVTTGYFLLHLALHLNYHLGQVNYHRRLLDV; this is encoded by the coding sequence ATGAATCTATCTGATCTGCGGCACTTCTACGCCAGGGACCTCGCCCGGTTGCGCGAAGAAATCGGCGCCTATACTTCCGAAGAAGCCCTCTGGCGTGTCGGGGGGCACATCCTCAATTCCGGCGCGAACCTCAGCATGCACCTCGTGGGTAATCTAAATACCTATATAGGCGCCCGTTTGGGACAAACCGGCTATGTCCGCGACCGCCCCTTCGAATTTGCGGGTAAGAACATCCCCCAGGCCAAACTCATCGCCCAGGTCAACGAGGTCGCCGTCATTGTAGATCGCACGCTTGAAGCGTTAACACCTGAGGAGCTTGAAAAAGAATACCCTGAAGCCTACAACGGCGAGCGCGTCACCACCGGGTATTTCCTGTTGCACCTGGCGTTGCACCTCAATTATCACCTGGGGCAGGTGAATTATCACCGGAGGTTGCTCGACGTGTAG
- a CDS encoding TetR/AcrR family transcriptional regulator, with the protein MGTLERKQRLKEEVRCRILEASWQIVQEEGWHALSMRKIADAIEYTAPIIYGYFENKEAILKELTCQGFRILSAKVREARAKHDDPALQLEAMWMAYWDFAFEHQAYYQLMYGVDVDCCQLEASIRDAEKTTDLLDESLAKLIAESKNPHEDPCRRFYTFWAVVHGLISLNIVRKGTLSLDVNRSILKDALRAIIIDIKGCKAE; encoded by the coding sequence ATGGGGACCCTGGAGCGCAAACAACGATTGAAGGAGGAAGTGCGGTGTCGGATACTGGAGGCCTCCTGGCAGATAGTGCAAGAAGAAGGATGGCATGCGTTGTCGATGAGAAAAATCGCGGATGCCATCGAATATACGGCTCCCATAATCTACGGGTATTTCGAGAATAAGGAAGCGATCCTGAAAGAACTGACGTGCCAGGGTTTCCGTATCCTGAGCGCCAAAGTAAGAGAGGCGAGGGCAAAACACGACGACCCGGCCTTGCAACTGGAAGCGATGTGGATGGCCTATTGGGACTTTGCCTTTGAGCACCAGGCCTACTACCAGTTGATGTATGGAGTGGATGTAGACTGTTGCCAGTTGGAAGCATCGATCCGGGACGCGGAAAAGACAACCGATCTGTTGGACGAATCGCTGGCAAAACTGATCGCCGAAAGTAAAAACCCCCATGAAGACCCCTGTCGCCGCTTTTATACTTTCTGGGCGGTGGTGCACGGGTTGATCTCTTTAAACATCGTCCGTAAAGGCACCCTATCCCTGGACGTAAACCGGTCCATCCTGAAGGACGCGCTCCGGGCAATCATTATCGATATAAAAGGCTGCAAAGCCGAATAG
- a CDS encoding efflux RND transporter periplasmic adaptor subunit has protein sequence MLVTKRMKNWMTVIGGLFALTAFLSGCTDSVASNGMQAPPPQALPVFAVHPAEAATNDEYTASLEGTRNVDIRPQVDGYLVRIYQDEGAFVHKGQPLFQIDDKVYQSQLDNAKANLLSAKAAQENAQINVNKLTPLVSGGVVSDVQLKTAQASLDAAKAGVAQAEALVTSAQINVGYTTVAAPVDGYLGRIPFKTGSLVGKNDAQALTVLSQVDEVYAYFSMSEKQFLDFKNRYKGATVEEKLRQIPPVQLVLADGSVYAQTGKVETVEGQFDRTLGSIPFRVTFPNPNGLLRSGNTGRVRIPGPQSSVLVVPQESTFEMQDKVLAFTVGDSNKVAMRPLTVSGRSGNYYLVSGGLKDGDKVVYTGLDRLKDGAVIVPQVISLDSLLKASPL, from the coding sequence ATGCTCGTAACTAAGCGAATGAAGAACTGGATGACTGTAATAGGAGGGCTTTTCGCACTGACAGCCTTCCTGTCAGGTTGTACAGATTCGGTGGCCAGCAACGGGATGCAAGCGCCTCCGCCCCAGGCTTTGCCTGTGTTTGCGGTGCATCCGGCCGAGGCCGCGACCAACGATGAGTACACGGCTTCCCTGGAAGGGACGCGCAACGTAGACATCCGCCCGCAGGTGGACGGCTACCTGGTGCGCATCTACCAGGATGAAGGCGCTTTTGTGCACAAGGGACAGCCCCTTTTCCAGATCGACGACAAGGTATACCAGTCGCAATTGGACAATGCAAAAGCAAACCTGCTCTCGGCAAAGGCAGCGCAGGAAAATGCACAGATCAATGTCAACAAACTGACCCCGCTGGTATCCGGGGGCGTCGTTTCGGACGTACAACTGAAAACGGCCCAGGCCTCCCTGGACGCGGCAAAGGCCGGTGTGGCCCAGGCGGAAGCCCTGGTCACGAGCGCCCAGATCAACGTGGGCTATACTACTGTCGCGGCCCCGGTCGACGGCTACCTGGGCAGGATTCCTTTCAAAACGGGAAGCCTGGTGGGGAAGAACGACGCTCAGGCCCTGACGGTCTTGTCGCAGGTGGACGAGGTGTATGCCTATTTCTCGATGAGTGAAAAACAATTCCTGGACTTTAAGAACCGGTACAAGGGCGCCACGGTGGAAGAAAAACTCCGCCAGATCCCACCTGTTCAACTGGTGCTGGCCGATGGGAGTGTGTATGCCCAAACGGGGAAGGTAGAAACCGTGGAAGGTCAGTTTGACCGTACGCTGGGATCGATTCCTTTCCGGGTGACATTCCCCAACCCGAACGGGTTGCTCCGCTCTGGGAATACGGGCCGCGTCCGTATCCCGGGTCCCCAGTCTTCGGTGCTGGTCGTGCCCCAGGAGTCGACCTTCGAAATGCAGGACAAAGTGCTGGCCTTTACGGTAGGTGACTCGAACAAGGTAGCGATGCGTCCGTTGACGGTCAGCGGCCGTAGCGGGAATTATTACCTGGTATCGGGTGGTTTGAAGGATGGCGATAAGGTCGTGTATACGGGGCTGGACCGTCTGAAGGACGGGGCGGTGATCGTACCCCAGGTTATTTCATTGGACAGTTTGTTAAAAGCAAGTCCGCTGTAA